The nucleotide sequence TTCAGCGCCTCGGGGGCGAAGGTGGGCTCGACGTTGATCGTCCAGCGATCACCTCCCGCGATCTCGACGATGGGATAGAGGCCCGACTGGACCGCGAGCCGGATCAGCGCGATGCCGTCGGCCGGCTCCGACTTCCAGCCGGTCGGACACGGCGAGAGGATGTGCAGGAAGCGAAATCCCCGGAGATCCAGGGCGGTCCGCATCTTGCGCATGAGATCCTCGGGGTGCGCGAGCGAGACCGACGCCGCGTAGGGCACGCGATGCGCGGCCAGGATCGCCAGCATGTCCTTCTTCTCGACGTGCTTTCCCGCCGGCGTCGTGGAGGTCGCCGCGCCGAGCGGCGTGGCCGACGAGCGCTGCCCTCCCGTGTTGCCGTAGATCTCGTTGTCGTAGCAGACGTAGAGGATGTCCTCGTTCCGCTCGGCGGCGGCCGAGAGGGTGGCGAGGCCGATGTCGTAGGTGCCGCCGTCTCCGGCGAAGCAGAGGATCCGCGTCGCCTCGCCGCACGACTCGGCGACCCGCGCAAGACCGGTCGCCACGGCGGCCGCGGCGGCGAACGTCGAGGCCACGACCGGCGCGCCGTAGGCGCTGTAGGGGAACGGCCCCGCGGTGACGATGCCGCAGCAGGCCGGGATCACGATCTGCACCGGCCGGTCGGCGATCGCGCGGCTCATCATATTCAGGGCGATCGACATGCCGCAGCCGCCGCAGTTCGTGTTGCCCGCGCGAAGGAGCGGCAGGGCGCGGTCGGCCGGCGTGTGGACGATGCCCTCGAAAATCGGCTCGGCCGCGTGCTCCGGCGGCGCCGGCACGGGCATCGCGGGCGTTCCCCGGGTCGGGCTCATGCTCCGGTCTCCACCAGGACCGGCTCGCCGGCCCGCTCGCGCTTCGCCACGTCGCTCACGATCCGGGCGACGTGCTCGCGCCGGATGTCGCCGCCGCCCAGGCCGATCATATAGCTCTGGATCACCGCGCCCGGGTCGGCGAGCCCGCGGATCTCGCTCCAGACGATCCCGCCCAGGCCCGGACACGCGTCGCGATCGAGCACGGCCACGCGCTTCTTCCCGCCGAGGTACTCGCGGAGGAGCGCCTCCGGGAGCGGCCGGAACATGCGGATGCGGAGCGCGCCCGCGCGGATCCCCTCGTCGCGCAGGCGGTCCACCGCCGCGCGGACCGTGCTCGCGGTCGTCCCCATCGAGACCACCACCACGTCGGCATCTTCGATCCGGTACGGAACCACCGTATCGGCGGGGCGGCGGCCGAAGCGCTTCTCGAACTCGTCCTGGACCGCGGCGTAGACGCCCGGAACGCGGCGCATCGCCTCCAGATGCTGTTTCCGGTGCTCTTCGGTCTGATGCGGGAAATCGAGACCCCCCACCACGCGCGGACGGTCGCCCAGCCGATGCGGCAGCGACAGCTCGGGGAGGAAGGCATCCACATCCTCCTGGCTCGCGATCTCCGTCATCATCATCGTGTGCGAGAGGACGAACGCGTCCTGGCAGACCATGACCGGGAGCAACACCTTCTCGTGCTCGGCCAGACGGAATGAAAGCAGGAGGGTGTCGTGCACCTCCTGGTTGTCCTCGCAGTAGAACTGGATCCACCCCGCGTCGCGCAGCATCAGCGTGTCGCCGTGGTCCACCCAGATGTTCCAGGGGGGACCCAGCGTGCGATTCACGGCCATCATGACGATCGGAAGCCGCGCGAACCCGGCGGCGAAGACGTTCTCCGCCATGTAGGCGAGGCCGTTCGACGAGGAGGCGGTGAAGGAGCGCGCGCCGGAGAGCGAGGCGCCGATGCAGACCCCCATCGCGCTGTGCTCGCTCTCCACGCGCACGACGGAGCCCCGCTCGATCTCCTCGCCGCACAGCTTCTCGATGCACTCGGTCTGGGGCGTGATCGGATAGACGCCGCTGCAGAACCCGCGCGCCTTGCGGTTGGCGCGGGCGGCGAGCGTGACGGCCGCCGCCGAAGCATGGTTGGCGCTGATCAGCTGGAGGCTCATACCGGGGCCATCTCCATGGCATGGCGCGGGCATTCGGTGACGCAGATCCCGCACCCCTTGCAGAAGTCGAGCTGCACGTCGTAGCCGCCGGCGCGGCGCTCGATGATCCCCTCCGGGCAGTACGCCATGCAGGTGTCGCACTGGGTGCAGCGGCCGCACGAGAAGCAGCGGCCGGCCTCGCGCGGATCGGAGAGGCCGAGATTGGTCTCCTCGAAGGAGGCCGCGCGTCCGGAGAGCGGAATCTCGATGGTGTGGGATCCCGCCGTGACGGTGAAGTGCTCGAAGCGGATCATCTCGCTCGTCACCGCGCGCGGGCGGTCGGGAGGCACCGGGAA is from Candidatus Binatia bacterium and encodes:
- a CDS encoding thiamine pyrophosphate-dependent enzyme, giving the protein MSPTRGTPAMPVPAPPEHAAEPIFEGIVHTPADRALPLLRAGNTNCGGCGMSIALNMMSRAIADRPVQIVIPACCGIVTAGPFPYSAYGAPVVASTFAAAAAVATGLARVAESCGEATRILCFAGDGGTYDIGLATLSAAAERNEDILYVCYDNEIYGNTGGQRSSATPLGAATSTTPAGKHVEKKDMLAILAAHRVPYAASVSLAHPEDLMRKMRTALDLRGFRFLHILSPCPTGWKSEPADGIALIRLAVQSGLYPIVEIAGGDRWTINVEPTFAPEALKAFVDRQGRFAHDEATLHEVRRGIRRAWERLRARVASSPELPTSGAEGAPVGAA
- a CDS encoding transketolase C-terminal domain-containing protein — translated: MSLQLISANHASAAAVTLAARANRKARGFCSGVYPITPQTECIEKLCGEEIERGSVVRVESEHSAMGVCIGASLSGARSFTASSSNGLAYMAENVFAAGFARLPIVMMAVNRTLGPPWNIWVDHGDTLMLRDAGWIQFYCEDNQEVHDTLLLSFRLAEHEKVLLPVMVCQDAFVLSHTMMMTEIASQEDVDAFLPELSLPHRLGDRPRVVGGLDFPHQTEEHRKQHLEAMRRVPGVYAAVQDEFEKRFGRRPADTVVPYRIEDADVVVVSMGTTASTVRAAVDRLRDEGIRAGALRIRMFRPLPEALLREYLGGKKRVAVLDRDACPGLGGIVWSEIRGLADPGAVIQSYMIGLGGGDIRREHVARIVSDVAKRERAGEPVLVETGA